In a single window of the Elaeis guineensis isolate ETL-2024a chromosome 4, EG11, whole genome shotgun sequence genome:
- the LOC105043139 gene encoding LOW QUALITY PROTEIN: UDP-glycosyltransferase 92A1 (The sequence of the model RefSeq protein was modified relative to this genomic sequence to represent the inferred CDS: inserted 1 base in 1 codon), with protein MSVEDQKPHHVVLFPYFAHGHFNPFLALAELIHRRYPTYTLTLVSTPRNVQNLRSSLPPTFPIHLRALPSFPSAYGLPSTAESTADIPFDLFINLFQASEALQPAFDQLIADIIQEEGRPSLCIIADHFLAWTVQVALRHGVFHSIFITSGAYGTAVLFSLWTDHLPHTLTTSDEFSLPEFPEPRIHRSQLTKRWPVAGRADPWSVXLSAQTSLCFETDAMLVNTVEEFETAGLRMLRRIMGVPVRAIGPLLRPPASLSSSTADKNFAIDWLDLHPPGSVLFISFGSQNTITASQMMELAIGLEASGRPFIWAIRPPVGFEIKGEFSPDWLPEAFEERVTEGKVGILLCGWAPQLEILSHRSTGAFLSHCGWNSVLESLSRGVPIIGWPLMGDQLYNSKMLVEEVGVCVEVGRTSLEGTRVERGEVARVVKMVMGETEKGREMRRRAEEIREVMMVAWAEGGGSSFKGLEEFFRAVA; from the exons ATGTCGGTGGAAGACCAAAAGCCCCATCATGTCGTCCTCTTCCCCTACTTCGCGCATGGCCATTTCAACCCCTTCCTCGCCCTCGCCGAGCTCATCCACCGCCGGTACCCCACCTACACCCTCACCCTCGTCAGCACCCCTCGCAACGTCCAAAACCTCCGCTCCTCCCTCCCACCGACCTTCCCCATCCACCTACGAGCTCTCCCCTCCTTCCCATCTGCCTATGGCCTCCCCTCCACCGCCGAGTCCACCGCCGACATCCCCTTCGACCTCTTTATCAATCTCTTCCAAGCCTCCGAGGCCCTCCAGCCCGCTTTCGATCAGCTCATCGCCGACATCATCCAAGAGGAAGGTCGTCCTTCTCTCTGTATCATAGCCGATCATTTCTTGGCTTGGACGGTGCAGGTTGCGCTGAGGCACGGGGTCTTTCACTCCATCTTCATAACCAGCGGAGCCTATGGCACCGCCGTCTTGTTCTCTCTCTGGACTGATCACCTCCCGCACACCCTCACCACCTCCGACGAGTTCTCGCTGCCCGAATTCCCCGAACCCCGGATCCACCGCTCGCAGCTCACAAAGCGATGGCCCGTTGCCGGTCGTGCCGACCCGTGGTCCG CTCTTTCGGCGCAGACATCGCTTTGCTTCGAGACCGACGCCATGCTGGTCAACACGGTAGAGGAGTTCGAGACCGCTGGCTTGCGGATGCTGAGGAGAATCATGGGAGTTCCCGTCCGGGCCATCGGCCCATTGCTTCGTCCCCCAGcttctctctcctcctctacGGCTGACAAGAATTTTGCCATCGATTGGCTGGATCTGCACCCACCAGGATCGGTTCTGTTCATCTCATTTGGCTCGCAGAACACCATCACAGCGTCCCAAATGATGGAGCTGGCGATTGGACTGGAGGCAAGCGGGAGGCCTTTCATTTGGGCTATCAGACCTCCTGTCGGCTTCGAGATAAAGGGCGAGTTCAGCCCGGACTGGCTGCCGGAGGCTTTCGAGGAGAGAGTGACGGAAGGAAAGGTAGGAATATTGCTGTGTGGGTGGGCACCTCAACTGGAGATCTTATCGCACCGGTCCACGGGGGCTTTTCTCAGCCACTGCGGATGGAATTCGGTGCTCGAGAGCCTGAGCCGGGGCGTGCCGATCATCGGGTGGCCCCTCATGGGGGACCAGCTGTACAATTCGAAGATGCTGGTGGAGGAGGTGGGGGTGTGCGTGGAGGTGGGGCGGACGAGCTTAGAGGGCACGAGGGTGGAGAGAGGGGAGGTGGCGAGGGTGGTGAAGATGGTGATGGGTGAGACGGAGAAGGGGAGGGAGATGCGGAGGAGGGCGGAGGAGATAAGGGAGGTGATGATGGTAGCGTGGGCAGAGGGAGGGGGGTCGTCGTTCAAGGGATTGGAGGAGTTCTTCCGGGCCGTGGCTTGA
- the LOC105037207 gene encoding UDP-glycosyltransferase 92A1-like, whose translation MSMEDQKPHHIVLFPYLGQGHFTPFLALAELIHRRYPTYTLTLVSTPRNVQNLRSSLPPTFPIRLRALPFSPSAYGLPSTAESFADIPFDLFINLFQASEALQPAFDQLIADIIQEEGRPSLCIIADHFLAWTVQVAQKHGVFHSIFITSGAYGTAVFFSLWAHLPHTLTTSDEFSLPEFPDTRIHRSQLTKRWLVADGADSWSVFLQHQISLCSETDAVLANTVEEFETAGLRMLRRIMGVPIRAIGPLLRPPASPSSSTADKNFVIDWLDLHPPGSVLYVSFGSQNTITASQMMELAMGLEASERPFIWAIRPPVGFDIKSEFSPDWLPEAFEERARERKVGILLRGWAPQLEILSHPSTGAFLSHCGWNSVLESLSRGVPIIGWPLIADQLYNSKMLVEEVGVCVEVARTNIESARVEREEVARVVKMVVGETEKGREMRRRAEEIREVMTGAWAEGVESSIRGLEEFFRAVGSMRKAT comes from the coding sequence ATGTCGATGGAAGACCAAAAGCCCCATCATATAGTCCTCTTCCCCTATTTGGGGCAGGGCCATTTCACACCCTTCCTCGCCCTAGCCGAGCTCATCCACCGCCGGTACCCCACCTACACCCTCACCCTCGTCAGCACCCCTCGCAACGTCCAAAACCTCCGCTCCTCCCTCCCACCAACCTTCCCCATCCGCCTTCGAGCTCTCCCCTTCTCCCCATCCGCCTATGGCCTCCCCTCCACCGCCGAGTCCTTCGCCGACATTCCCTTCGATCTCTTCATCAATCTCTTCCAAGCCTCCGAGGCCCTCCAGCCCGCCTTCGATCAGCTCATCGCCGACATCATCCAAGAGGAAGGTCGTCCTTCTCTCTGTATCATCGCCGATCATTTCTTGGCGTGGACGGTGCAGGTTGCGCAGAAGCACGGggtctttcattccatcttcatAACCAGTGGAGCCTATGGCACGGCTGTCTTCTTCTCTCTCTGGGCTCACCTCCCGCACACCCTCACCACCTCCGACGAGTTCTCGCTGCCCGAATTCCCCGATACCCGGATCCATCGCTCGCAGCTCACAAAGCGCTGGCTCGTTGCCGATGGTGCCGACTCGTGGTCCGTCTTCCTTCAGCACCAGATATCGCTTTGCTCCGAGACCGACGCCGTGCTAGCAAACACGGTGGAGGAGTTCGAGACCGCTGGCCTGCGGATGCTGAGGAGAATCATGGGAGTTCCCATCCGGGCCATCGGCCCATTGCTTCGTCCACCAGCTTCTCCCTCTTCCTCGACGGCTGACAAGAATTTTGTCATCGATTGGCTGGATCTGCACCCACCAGGATCGGTTCTATACGTCTCATTTGGGTCGCAGAACACCATCACAGCGTCCCAAATGATGGAGCTGGCGATGGGGCTGGAGGCAAGCGAGAGGCCTTTCATTTGGGCTATTAGACCTCCTGTCGGGTTTGACATAAAGAGCGAGTTCAGCCCGGACTGGCTGCCGGAGGCTTTCGAGGAGAGAGCGAGagaaagaaaggtagggatattgCTGCGTGGGTGGGCACCTCAACTAGAGATCTTATCGCACCCATCCACAGGTGCTTTTCTCAGCCACTGCGGGTGGAATTCGGTGCTCGAGAGCCTGAGCCGGGGCGTACCGATAATCGGGTGGCCCCTCATAGCAGACCAGCTGTATAATTCGAAGATGCTGGTGGAGGAGGTGGGGGTGTGCGTGGAGGTGGCAAGGACGAACATAGAGAGCGCGAGGGTGGAGAGAGAGGAGGTGGCGAGGGTGGTGAAGATGGTGGTGGGTGAGACCGAGAAGGGGAGGGAGATGCGGAGGAGGGCGGAGGAGATAAGGGAGGTTATGACGGGAGCGTGGGCAGAGGGAGTGGAGTCGTCGATCAGGGGATTGGAGGAGTTCTTCCGGGCTGTGGGTTCCATGAGAAAGGCAACTTAG